One genomic window of Oncorhynchus clarkii lewisi isolate Uvic-CL-2024 chromosome 5, UVic_Ocla_1.0, whole genome shotgun sequence includes the following:
- the LOC139409572 gene encoding cysteine protease ATG4B isoform X1 gives MHFYISATLTYDTLGFGEFDDFPETSEPVWILGKEFNALTEKEDILSHVTSRLWFTYRKNFPPIGGTGPTSDTGWGCMLRCGQMILGEALVRRHLGRDWRWVRSQSQREDYIGILNAFLDKKDGYYSLHQIAQMGVGEGKSIGQWYGPNTVAQVLKKLAVFDSWSRLAVHVAMDNTVVIEEIKRLCMPWLDYGGAACVDLQGGMSERNGCLEGACALAEEETALWNPLLLLIPLRLGLSDINEAYIETLKQCFQLPQSLGVIGGKPNSAHYFIGYVGEELIYLDPHTTQPAVEPCEDSQVPDDSYHCQHPPCRMHICEIDPSIAVGFFCRTEDDFDDWCMRFRKLSHTRAGLPMFELIDCQPSHFACSVDVLNLNPDFSDSDRLERFFDSEDEEFEILSL, from the exons ATGCACTTTTATATTTCAGCTACTCTCACATACGACACCCTTGGCTTTGGAGAGTTTGACGATTTTCCAGAGACCTCAGAGCCAGTGTGGATCTTGGGGAAAGAATTCAATGCACTCACAG AAAAGGAAGACATTCTTTCACATGTCACTTCACGACTATGGTTCACCTACAGAAAAAACTTCCCGCCCATTG GAGGGACAGGGCCTACGTCCGACACAGGCTGGGGCTGCATGCTGCGATGTGGACAGATGATTCTAGGCGAGGCCCTGGTCCGCAGGCATCTAGGCCGAG ACTGGAGATGGGTGAGGAGCCAGTCTCAGAGAGAAGACTACATCGGTATCCTCAACGCCTTCCTTGACAAGAAAGACGGCTACTATTCTTTACATCAAATCG CCCAGATGGGAGTCGGGGAGGGGAAGTCTATAGGCCAGTGGTATGGACCGAACACAGTGGCACAGGTACTGAA GAAACTAGCTGTGTTTGACTCGTGGAGTCGCCTGGCTGTACACGTTGCTATGGACAACACTGTGGTGATCGAAGAGATCA AGCGGTTGTGTATGCCCTGGCTGGACTATGGTGGAGCAGCGTGTGTGGATCTCCAGGGGGGTATGTCAGAGCGTAACGGCTGCCTGGAGGGGGCCTGCGCCCTGGCTGAGGAAGAGACCGCTCTCTGGAACCCCCTGCTCCTCCTCATTCCTCTCAGGCTGGGCCTAAGCGATATCAACGAGGCCTACATCGAGACCCTGAAG CAGTGCTTCCAGCTGCCCCAGTCCCTGGGTGTCATCGGAGGGAAACCCAACAGTGCCCATTACTTTATAGGCTATGTTG GAGAAGAGCTGATCTACCTGGACCCCCACACCACCCAGCCTGCAGTAGAGCCCTGTGAGGACAGCCAGGTCCCAGACGACAGTTACCACTGTCAGCACCCGCCATGCCGCATGCACATCTGTGAAATAGACCCCTCCATCGCAGTG GGTTTCTTCTGCAGAACGGAGGACGACTTTGACGACTGGTGTATGCGCTTCCGAAAG TTGTCCCACACTAGAGCAGGCCTGCCCATGTTTGAACTGATAGACTGTCAACCATCTCACTTCGCCTGTTCTGTAGATGTACTCAACCTCAACCCTG
- the LOC139409572 gene encoding cysteine protease ATG4B isoform X2 codes for MDAATLTYDTLGFGEFDDFPETSEPVWILGKEFNALTEKEDILSHVTSRLWFTYRKNFPPIGGTGPTSDTGWGCMLRCGQMILGEALVRRHLGRDWRWVRSQSQREDYIGILNAFLDKKDGYYSLHQIAQMGVGEGKSIGQWYGPNTVAQVLKKLAVFDSWSRLAVHVAMDNTVVIEEIKRLCMPWLDYGGAACVDLQGGMSERNGCLEGACALAEEETALWNPLLLLIPLRLGLSDINEAYIETLKQCFQLPQSLGVIGGKPNSAHYFIGYVGEELIYLDPHTTQPAVEPCEDSQVPDDSYHCQHPPCRMHICEIDPSIAVGFFCRTEDDFDDWCMRFRKLSHTRAGLPMFELIDCQPSHFACSVDVLNLNPDFSDSDRLERFFDSEDEEFEILSL; via the exons CTACTCTCACATACGACACCCTTGGCTTTGGAGAGTTTGACGATTTTCCAGAGACCTCAGAGCCAGTGTGGATCTTGGGGAAAGAATTCAATGCACTCACAG AAAAGGAAGACATTCTTTCACATGTCACTTCACGACTATGGTTCACCTACAGAAAAAACTTCCCGCCCATTG GAGGGACAGGGCCTACGTCCGACACAGGCTGGGGCTGCATGCTGCGATGTGGACAGATGATTCTAGGCGAGGCCCTGGTCCGCAGGCATCTAGGCCGAG ACTGGAGATGGGTGAGGAGCCAGTCTCAGAGAGAAGACTACATCGGTATCCTCAACGCCTTCCTTGACAAGAAAGACGGCTACTATTCTTTACATCAAATCG CCCAGATGGGAGTCGGGGAGGGGAAGTCTATAGGCCAGTGGTATGGACCGAACACAGTGGCACAGGTACTGAA GAAACTAGCTGTGTTTGACTCGTGGAGTCGCCTGGCTGTACACGTTGCTATGGACAACACTGTGGTGATCGAAGAGATCA AGCGGTTGTGTATGCCCTGGCTGGACTATGGTGGAGCAGCGTGTGTGGATCTCCAGGGGGGTATGTCAGAGCGTAACGGCTGCCTGGAGGGGGCCTGCGCCCTGGCTGAGGAAGAGACCGCTCTCTGGAACCCCCTGCTCCTCCTCATTCCTCTCAGGCTGGGCCTAAGCGATATCAACGAGGCCTACATCGAGACCCTGAAG CAGTGCTTCCAGCTGCCCCAGTCCCTGGGTGTCATCGGAGGGAAACCCAACAGTGCCCATTACTTTATAGGCTATGTTG GAGAAGAGCTGATCTACCTGGACCCCCACACCACCCAGCCTGCAGTAGAGCCCTGTGAGGACAGCCAGGTCCCAGACGACAGTTACCACTGTCAGCACCCGCCATGCCGCATGCACATCTGTGAAATAGACCCCTCCATCGCAGTG GGTTTCTTCTGCAGAACGGAGGACGACTTTGACGACTGGTGTATGCGCTTCCGAAAG TTGTCCCACACTAGAGCAGGCCTGCCCATGTTTGAACTGATAGACTGTCAACCATCTCACTTCGCCTGTTCTGTAGATGTACTCAACCTCAACCCTG